One window of the Zea mays cultivar B73 chromosome 3, Zm-B73-REFERENCE-NAM-5.0, whole genome shotgun sequence genome contains the following:
- the LOC103650604 gene encoding transcription initiation factor TFIID subunit 8: MGGWKAGERRSSGDMNGGGGSSRDEFGRAVARAAVAQALQAAGFDCAHRSAVDAVVDTVLRYITHLGRSAAFHANLAGRAHANELDVIQALEEVGADTYGFAGAATTGHCLVGSGVVKDLMAFVHSKDEVPFARPLPRFPIQRVEPQPSASFTVTGRETGMKHVPEWLPAFPDPHTYVTTEVWVEPPATKDRVDKVEQVRQRRKAEKSLLSLQRRLAMAGADRFRPAVAHDNALKGKEIQAAGTKRNPFLEPALLPGQKDVSEVDMPPEKKKFSVLEAFAPAIQARTIREIDASAGLDQNQRNIVPKERAPVHLKIGFSNKSLAAAQNSRALDLRDDLFFLKEETKDDKKRRAGMILRASMENPQELPQL, encoded by the coding sequence ATGGGTGGCTGGAAAGCGGGGGAGAGGAGAAGCAGCGGAGATATGAACGGAGGCGGCGGCAGCAGCCGGGACGAGTTcgggcgggcggtggcgcgggcCGCGGTGGCGCAGGCACTGCAGGCCGCGGGGTTCGATTGCGCGCACCGCTCCGCGGTGGACgcggtcgtcgacaccgtcctgcgCTATATCACCCACCTGGGCCGGTCTGCCGCCTTCCACGCCAACCTCGCCGGCCGCGCGCACGCTAATGAGCTAGACGTCATCCAGGCGCTCGAGGAGGTCGGCGCCGACACGTATGGTTTCGCTGGCGCGGCAACCACGGGCCACTGCCTCGTCGGCTCTGGCGTCGTCAAGGACCTCATGGCGTTTGTCCATTCCAAGGACGAGGTGCCGTTCGCGCGGCCGCTGCCTAGGTTCCCCATCCAGCGCGTGGAGCCGCAGCCTTCTGCCAGCTTCACTGTGACTGGGAGGGAGACTGGGATGAAGCACGTGCCGGAGTGGCTGCCTGCTTTCCCAGATCCGCACACCTATGTGACGACGGAGGTGTGGGTTGAGCCGCCGGCGACCAAGGACAGGGTTGACAAAGTGGAGCAGGTGCGGCAACGAAGGAAAGCTGAGAAGTCCCTGCTCAGCCTGCAGCGAAGGCTGGCTATGGCTGGTGCGGATAGGTTTCGTCCAGCTGTGGCACATGATAATGCGCTGAAGGGGAAGGAGATACAGGCAGCTGGGACGAAGAGAAATCCATTTCTTGAGCCAGCATTGTTACCTGGACAGAAGGATGTATCAGAGGTTGATATGCCTCCGGAAAAGAAGAAATTCTCTGTCCTTGAGGCATTTGCACCAGCTATTCAAGCTAGAACCATCAGGGAGATTGATGCTAGTGCTGGGTTGGATCAAAATCAAAGGAACATTGTTCCAAAAGAGAGGGCTCCAGTTCATCTTAAGATTGGATTTAGTAATAAGTCATTAGCAGCAGCTCAGAATTCAAGAGCCCTGGATCTGAGGGATGATCTTTTCTTCTTGAAAGAGGAAACAAAGGATGATAAGAAGCGGAGAGCGGGCATGATATTAAGGGCATCAATGGAGAACCCACAAGAACTTCCTCAGCTCTAA